A single Dunckerocampus dactyliophorus isolate RoL2022-P2 chromosome 2, RoL_Ddac_1.1, whole genome shotgun sequence DNA region contains:
- the LOC129170083 gene encoding uncharacterized protein LOC129170083, translated as MYTEGGQATGHRRFIQGSCACQRCAQHSGLVYQPASGKQTDHPHLDSWRDIQPPRVKDTGAWGGRAPREDRSLQRPPVFLGPGPLSQSDDLPRLCLPWELNPATCNYLPKADVRHCPSFREQCRCLVKHSHLKAHTVNGGIPHPLPHLRVKGQGCGYGSTAQYNMFVDNREEGCACTPENGHLDQCNPSLGHVLMAKGHWRPKAGPSKGREGSDTNHDSGGSRENCNGHTHKVFFATEVPQKHLNRKKGPSARHPAVNNLEAPALIVTKNQCHGLGLVKQTSEHDVVKDQIRQVVTDLEDVLGGLKQVQVEMKEVIEQIDHLTASIDLGEEPRSITCGLSNNIHASPHRGELRVSPPPKPTLVEGSRRLYEEVIILQTNSPSPIHMASVVKTRCFTPPNHSKDIKHEGPHVNGHLHPLVPHQGPAKHKVDTPDPHSPNLHPEVGNSTAHSRTQKPPLYPQNERSGKTSNPPSKPARTPAYAWRGRQSTSMV; from the exons ATGTACACAGAAGGCGGACAAGCGACAGGACATCGAAGATTCATCCAGGGCTCCTGCGCCTGCCAGCGCTGTGCCCAGCACAGCGGGCTGGTGTACCAACCAGCATCGGGCAAACAGACTGACCACCCACATCTGGACAGCTGGAGAGACATCCAGCCTCCTCGAGTAAAGGACACAGGAGCGTGGGGTGGGAGGGCGCCCAGGGAAGACAGAAGCCTTCAGAGACCGCCTGTGTTTCTGGGGCCTGGCCCCCTGAGCCAGTCCGATGACTTGCCTCGACTTTGTCTCCCATGGGAGTTGAACCCTGCCACATGCAACTACCTGCCAAAGGCTGATGTGAGACACTGCCCATCTTTCAGAGAGCAGTGTCGCTGTTTGGTGAAGCACAGCCACCTAAAGGCACACACCGTTAATGGTGGAATCCCACATCCACTCCCTCATCTACGGGTCAAAGGTCAAGGGTGTGGCTATGGCAGTACGGCACAATATAACATGTTTGTGGACAACAGAGAGGAGGGCTGTGCTTGTACCCCTGAAAATGGCCATTTGGATCAATGTAACCCCAGTTTGGGACACGTACTTATGGCTAAGGGGCACTGGAGACCAAAAGCTGGACCCTCCAAAGGAAGGGAAGGAAGTGATACCAATCATGACTCAGGTGGATCAAGGGAGAACTGTAATGGGCACACGCACAAAGTCTTCTTCGCCACTGAAGTCCCACAGAAACACTTGAACCGAAAGAAGGGGCCTTCTGCCCGACACCCAGCTGTCAACAACCTGGAGGCGCCAGCACTGATCGTCACCAAGAACCAGTGCCATGGTTTGGGTTTGgtgaagcaaacaagtgagcaTGATGTGGTTAAGGATCAGATCCGACAAGTGGTAACGGATCTGGAGGACGTCTTGGGAGGTTTGAAGCAAGTTCAAGTGGAGATGAAAGAG GTCATCGAGCAGATCGATCATCTCACGGCCAGCATCGACCTCGGTGAGGAGCCACGCAGCATCACTTGTGGGTTGTCCAATAATATCCACGCCTCTCCTCATCGAGGAGAACTCAGAGTGTCACCTCCACCCAAGCCCACCCTGGTTGAGGGGTCAAGGCGTTTGTACGAAGAGGTCATCATCCTACAAACCAACTCCCCGTCGCCCATTCACATGGCTTCGGTGGTCAAAACTCGCTGCTTCACCCCACCCAACCACAGTAAGGACATCAAACACGAGGGACCCCATGTGAACGGGCACCTGCATCCGCTAGTTCCCCACCAGGGCCCTGCAAAACACAAAGTGGACACCCCAGATCCCCATTCCCCAAACCTACACCCTGAAGTTGGGAACAGCACGGCCCATTCAAGAACACAAAAGCCTCCGCTCTACCCGCAAAATGAGCGGAGCGGCAAGACCTCGAACCCACCCAGCAAACCCGCAAGGACCCCTGCGTACGCCTGGAGAGGCCGCCAGAGCACCAGCATGGTGTGA